The window TCTTTGCTGCTATATATGTGTGTCATACTGGTAGAAACATAAAACATAtaagaaaaaagaagaaacaagaaaATTTTGAGAAAAAAGAAGATAGGAATTGCCTCTGTTTAACTTTATAGTTGCCCAAACAAGTATTTATAGTTGCTCCTTTATATTCTACAACTAGTTTGTTCAAAAAGGTCATGCATGCTTTTGTGGTGGGCTAACACACAGTTTGTTGCAGGTTTATTGTTCATGATGATTGATCTGAATGAACCATCGCTTGACGTAGAGTCCATCAACATTTCAGTCGAGTTGGGTGCACCCTTCTTGCATGCAGGGGATGAGTAGGAGAATCAACATTTGGAGGAGGAGGTTGGTGAGTCTCCTGACCCCAACGTTGGCTCTAACACTACTCATGTCCCGGACAATCGTGTTGCCGCACCCCCACCTATGGTTGCTCCTGCTAATTCTTTAGTTCATGAGGCACATGAGTTAGAAGATGAAGAAGCTGGATCACAGCCACAACAACCTTATGTTGGCATGCACTTCGACACATTAGAGGATGCGAGGGAACACTACAATCGCTACGCTTTGATGGAGGGCTTTTCAATCAAGTCAAATACGTCCCTACACAGGCGTGCTAGAAAAACAGCAATTCTGCTGTACAAGTTCTGCAAACCAGTAGAGAGGGTTGGCATCCCGGATGTTTCCTCGTCAAGCAAAAACACTACATGCCCGAGTTCACCTGAACAAGATGTTGAAGAGGATGCCGAGGAACACACTTTCAAGAAGAAGAGGAAGCGAGAAACTGTGAAGCAAACAAAATGTCGTGCTAAGATGGTGGTGAAGCTTAAAGATGACAGATGGGAGGTTATCAGTTTTATTGCAGATCACAACCATCCACTGATTGACAAGTCATCGCTTTCGAAATACCTCCGTTCTCACCAAGGCATCCCGCCAGAACGGAAAAAATTACTGACTCACCTAAACGACTGCAACTTGACAGCAGGTACAACTCACATTGGATTAAATCTTTTTACCACAGAACTGTTACTTATTCCTGCATCAAGTACTTTGACCTGAGCCAACTATGTTCATTTTTCATGCAACtatattcattttttgtgcaacTCTGgtaattaaaaaaaatcatgaccCAAAACAAAAAAGCTTGGTGTTGCCTATTCCTACCTCAACTACTTGGATTTCTTTCCTATCCTAGTATAAGCTGCTTAGGATTCATGGGCAACCCTGATCAGGGAGAAAAACTGGCAACTTGAACAGTAAACTGAGGCAACTATGTTCATTTTCCGTGCAACTCtgataaataaataaaagacATCACCCAGCAGAAAAAAAATTGGTGGGATACAGGCTTGGTTCTTGTTCTACTTACGCATAATTGTTACTTTATGTTCTCTATAAAAACAAGTTGCTCGCTGCATTGGGGTTAGTTAGTTCTGAAAAAcacaagtttctgtttttttatggCAGGAAAGATGATGATGTTAATGTCATCATACTACGGCTCGGAGTTGATTGTTCCGCACACAGCTAAAGCCATGCATAACCACAGTTCGAAGGTCAATACCCCCACTAAAGACATTGACATTGAAGAAACACTAAACTGCTTTTGCAAGGTGATGGAAAACGACCCGGGCTTCTTCTTTAAATGCAAGACAGATGCGGAAGGCAGGACAACAAACTTGTTTTGGGTGGATGGTGCGGCACGGAAAGCATACGCGGAGGCTTATCATGATTGCGTATCATTTGATGCAACTTATCTCACGAACATGTACAATATGTTGTTTGCCTCCTTCATTGGCATCAACAGGCATGGGCAGTCAATTATGCTTGGGTGTGGATTTGTCCGACAGGAACTAGCCTCAAGTTATGACTGGTTGTTTGATGCTTTCCTAGAAGCAATGGATGGTTTGGCTCCGGACAACATCATCACGGACCAAGATGTTGCTATGGCACAGTATATCAAGAGGAAGTTCCCGGCAACGATTCACTGTTGCTGCCGTTGGCATATAATGAAGAAAGCACAAGAGAAGCTTGGCCCTGTTTTGGCTAGGAACCCGGATTTGGTAAAAGACTTCAATGAATGCATTGACTTCAGTTTCACCCCGGCTGAATTTGAAAGGAAATGGGCTGCACTTCAATTGAAATATGAAGGTCTTATGCATGGTCACTTTGAGAAACTCTATGAAGACCGGGCTACATGGGTGCCATGTTACTTCAAATTCAGGTTCTTCCCTTTCCTTCAGTCAATGCAAAGCAGCGAAGGGTTCAATGTTGTGTTGAAGCGCTATATGAACCCTGACAAGTCAATTCTCAACTTCGTCAAGCAATATGAGAAGATTCAGGTACACATACTCGTGAGGGAGGGCGGGAATGACTACCGGACAGAGCATCTAGACGCACAAAGATGGTCACGTTTCCCCATTGAGAGGCATGCCTACAAAGCATACACTAGGGACATCTATGTGAAATTTAGAACTGAGTTTCAGATGATTGGCCAGTACGATGTGCGTCCCGCCGGAATCAACTTCTATTACCTTGAGCCCAATACAGAAGAAGTTCTAGGGTATGGCTCAAGGAAGTACCTAGTCACAGTGGGACCAAAGCCAGCTATCTATGATTGCGAATGTTGCAAGTGGCATAGGGACGGCATGCTTTGTTGCCATGTCTAGAAAATCTTCACACACCTTGGCGTTAATGAGATACCTGAACACTACATCAAGCGTCGCTGGACGCAAGATGCAGTGCCAAGTGCACCACTGCCAACTAACGAGGGCCCTCCGCAGGACTTGcccgctgatgacccacaagtataggggatctatcgaagtcctttcgataagtaagagtgtcgaacccaacgaggaacagaaggaaatgataagcggttttcagtaaggtattctctgcaagcactgaaattatcggtaacaggtagttttgtgataaggtaatttgtaacgggtaacaagtaatgaaagt is drawn from Aegilops tauschii subsp. strangulata cultivar AL8/78 chromosome 1, Aet v6.0, whole genome shotgun sequence and contains these coding sequences:
- the LOC109743413 gene encoding protein FAR1-RELATED SEQUENCE 5-like → MVAPANSLVHEAHELEDEEAGSQPQQPYVGMHFDTLEDAREHYNRYALMEGFSIKSNTSLHRRARKTAILLYKFCKPVERVGIPDVSSSSKNTTCPSSPEQDVEEDAEEHTFKKKRKRETVKQTKCRAKMVVKLKDDRWEVISFIADHNHPLIDKSSLSKYLRSHQGIPPERKKLLTHLNDCNLTAGKMMMLMSSYYGSELIVPHTAKAMHNHSSKVNTPTKDIDIEETLNCFCKVMENDPGFFFKCKTDAEGRTTNLFWVDGAARKAYAEAYHDCVSFDATYLTNMYNMLFASFIGINRHGQSIMLGCGFVRQELASSYDWLFDAFLEAMDGLAPDNIITDQDVAMAQYIKRKFPATIHCCCRWHIMKKAQEKLGPVLARNPDLVKDFNECIDFSFTPAEFERKWAALQLKYEGLMHGHFEKLYEDRATWVPCYFKFRFFPFLQSMQSSEGFNVVLKRYMNPDKSILNFVKQYEKIQVHILVREGGNDYRTEHLDAQRWSRFPIERHAYKAYTRDIYVKFRTEFQMIGQYDVRPAGINFYYLEPNTEEVLGYGSRKYLVTVGPKPAIYDCECCKWHRDGMLCCHV